The proteins below are encoded in one region of Paenibacillus albus:
- a CDS encoding RecQ family ATP-dependent DNA helicase: MVCDATGNIYIKAVRKRFINTFHERLKETSTSVLMLSASMILKGWDDRHAKMVGFEKADLKSYPAPFDYRRRSIVLLPSDTYSANDRKESIVERSEIIVKLAQKLNGRMLVLFNSRLRMENYRNIIAPMLEEIGLTLLLANDEYSIPHTNEFRKAGSGHILFGLKTLWEGIDIPGDALQCVIIESLPFKHPSDPLIALEAKLNRSIDRFEASILPDASSTLLQGCGRLLRTELDKGIIVILDKRIQYKSYAERMLSVLPEYPIIRDSKKNIYKHVEQFFQNDNHTVYDEADLEEWTMDGVKLNRENYYNSRSKILSFVQQRFRINRLKAWQENVIERIFTGEDVVCIKETGAGKSLCYQIPALMRDALSIVVTPINSLMRDQAMNLRELGFSNVGYLAADQDEFERQDTEYRLKKGELRLLYVSPERLTRERFKELVKLNSLGSLIVDEAHCISQWGHSFRLDFLGIGQFYKDNDFVNCAAFTATAPSHVLNDISMKLSLPNPTLINKLDARENLHFSVLDFSIMDKFELFGEKTSVLLQMLNDISGAVIVYTSTRNEAERLSNVLNDRGIPSAYYHAGMEPDSKHLVHERFQENGLKVIVATIAFGMGIDKSDVRAVIHFDVPGSPEAYYQEAGRAGRDGQNARCVLMYHPDNERTQKYFIKEMVYPREQVEDIVRQIREEGYRFFSYDKLNDLQEKEVMVLNYLTNNRALTRIQDVPNNITLKNRMLMAELYPEFFQDNMWLKENVNFNFAVLRKSVDDPKDIKKLLREWLGKSLIEASGWGNWYEPIKEMTLSMVVDSFPFKELEEIQIRSRDSFNKVLEYVRNKSECRYQFLSKHLGVKDTRSCGHCDICKSIVFPILEKQRRKLYNKRQVKREIISLIERFNGRSTKSYLINALVGEARNQIRHEHRLDKGFGVLSIYTYQEVNSVMAELIEEGFIISAEQYLSLTTLGKNLLNDQL; encoded by the coding sequence GTGGTTTGTGATGCTACCGGTAATATTTATATCAAGGCGGTACGCAAAAGATTTATCAACACTTTTCATGAACGTTTGAAAGAAACAAGTACATCCGTATTAATGCTTTCGGCAAGTATGATTCTAAAAGGTTGGGATGACAGACATGCTAAAATGGTTGGTTTTGAGAAAGCCGATTTAAAGTCTTACCCGGCTCCCTTTGATTATAGAAGACGTTCAATCGTTTTATTACCCTCTGACACTTATTCAGCTAATGATCGTAAAGAATCCATTGTTGAGCGAAGTGAGATAATTGTAAAACTTGCTCAAAAATTAAATGGTCGAATGCTCGTGCTGTTTAACTCCCGGTTAAGGATGGAGAATTACAGGAATATTATTGCACCAATGCTCGAAGAAATTGGTTTAACATTATTGTTGGCTAATGATGAATATAGCATTCCTCACACAAATGAATTTCGAAAGGCTGGATCCGGTCATATTTTATTCGGATTAAAAACGTTGTGGGAAGGAATTGATATTCCGGGTGATGCCCTGCAGTGTGTGATTATTGAGTCTTTACCTTTTAAGCATCCGTCCGACCCACTTATTGCGTTGGAAGCTAAATTAAATCGATCGATAGATAGGTTTGAAGCATCAATATTACCTGACGCATCGAGTACGTTATTGCAAGGGTGCGGCCGGTTATTGCGGACGGAACTTGATAAAGGGATCATTGTCATATTAGATAAAAGAATTCAATATAAAAGTTATGCAGAACGGATGCTGTCGGTTTTACCTGAATATCCGATTATTCGTGACTCAAAGAAAAATATATATAAACACGTTGAACAATTTTTCCAGAATGATAATCACACCGTTTATGATGAAGCTGACCTCGAAGAGTGGACAATGGATGGTGTAAAGCTAAATCGGGAAAATTATTATAATTCTAGAAGTAAAATTCTTTCTTTTGTCCAACAAAGATTCCGAATCAATCGCTTAAAGGCATGGCAAGAAAATGTAATAGAGAGGATTTTTACAGGGGAAGATGTAGTTTGTATAAAGGAAACAGGGGCAGGCAAGTCGTTATGTTATCAAATTCCCGCCTTAATGCGCGATGCCTTAAGTATCGTAGTAACACCTATAAACTCGTTGATGCGTGATCAGGCAATGAATTTAAGAGAACTTGGCTTTTCAAATGTCGGCTATTTAGCCGCTGATCAAGATGAATTTGAAAGGCAAGATACGGAGTATCGTTTGAAAAAAGGAGAACTTCGGCTTCTATACGTTTCTCCGGAAAGACTAACTAGAGAACGATTTAAAGAATTGGTTAAGTTAAACAGCTTGGGCTCCTTAATAGTAGATGAAGCACATTGTATCTCACAGTGGGGGCATAGTTTTAGACTGGATTTTCTAGGTATCGGGCAGTTTTATAAGGATAACGATTTCGTTAATTGTGCTGCTTTTACAGCTACTGCACCAAGTCATGTGTTGAATGATATTTCAATGAAATTAAGTTTACCGAATCCAACACTTATCAATAAATTAGATGCTAGAGAAAATTTGCATTTCTCTGTTCTGGATTTTAGCATAATGGACAAGTTTGAATTGTTCGGTGAGAAAACCAGTGTTCTATTGCAAATGTTGAATGATATATCTGGTGCAGTAATTGTGTATACATCTACAAGAAATGAAGCCGAACGTCTGAGTAATGTATTAAATGACAGGGGAATACCGTCAGCTTACTACCATGCAGGAATGGAACCCGATTCTAAGCACTTGGTACACGAACGATTCCAAGAAAATGGTTTAAAGGTAATAGTTGCAACCATCGCCTTCGGGATGGGAATTGATAAAAGCGACGTAAGAGCCGTAATTCATTTTGATGTTCCGGGATCTCCAGAGGCGTATTATCAGGAGGCTGGTAGAGCAGGCAGAGACGGACAGAACGCGCGATGCGTGTTAATGTATCATCCGGATAACGAAAGGACCCAAAAGTACTTCATTAAAGAAATGGTTTATCCTCGTGAACAGGTTGAGGATATTGTAAGGCAGATAAGAGAAGAAGGTTATCGGTTCTTCTCTTATGATAAATTAAATGATTTACAGGAAAAAGAAGTTATGGTTTTGAATTATTTAACAAATAACAGGGCTTTAACAAGAATACAGGATGTTCCAAATAACATTACTCTTAAAAATCGTATGTTGATGGCTGAACTTTACCCTGAATTTTTTCAAGATAACATGTGGTTAAAAGAAAATGTAAACTTTAATTTTGCAGTGCTTAGAAAATCTGTCGATGATCCTAAAGATATAAAAAAACTTCTTCGAGAGTGGCTTGGCAAATCACTAATAGAGGCTAGCGGGTGGGGCAACTGGTATGAACCAATTAAGGAAATGACACTCAGTATGGTTGTAGATTCATTTCCTTTTAAAGAGCTTGAAGAGATTCAGATTAGATCAAGAGATTCTTTCAACAAAGTCTTGGAGTATGTCAGAAATAAATCGGAATGTCGTTATCAATTTCTTAGTAAACACTTAGGGGTAAAGGATACCAGATCTTGTGGACATTGTGATATTTGTAAATCAATTGTATTTCCTATTTTAGAGAAACAACGGCGTAAGTTATATAACAAAAGGCAAGTTAAACGTGAAATTATATCATTAATTGAAAGGTTTAACGGGAGATCAACAAAGTCATATCTTATCAATGCTTTAGTGGGAGAAGCACGCAATCAAATAAGACATGAACACCGATTGGATAAAGGCTTTGGGGTCTTGAGCATATACACCTATCAAGAAGTCAATTCCGTAATGGCGGAGTTAATCGAAGAAGGATTCATAATTTCAGCTGAGCAATACCTATCGTTGACTACACTTGGGAAAAATTTATTAAATGATCAATTATAA
- a CDS encoding phospholipase D-like domain-containing protein: MEIYLSISKLLGDDERIYDLFLTSIKYMAIKKGMFSAAELLALMGNPLNEHKITNMLYALEAEGAVKESSLQMGKYSLLDGKQLEDILQKSYFYGQFDSTFRSQLFSETPVLLATVPQHFSHNMDLENQIEDLFSTIHKLITDSREEIILASPFFEEEGVNMLANTLQYAIRRGVKVKIITRRTSENISIIKKLISNIDGGLRKNLLIYEYRERIEGESFTFHAKVLVSDRSRAYLGSANFTQYGFERNIELGVLLKGKQVIPLYSLLNIMLSSRGCTPLLT; this comes from the coding sequence ATGGAGATTTATTTATCGATCAGCAAGTTACTCGGCGATGATGAACGAATATATGACTTGTTTTTAACGTCAATTAAATATATGGCTATAAAAAAAGGTATGTTTTCTGCAGCCGAGCTCCTGGCATTAATGGGTAATCCTCTAAATGAACATAAGATAACCAATATGTTATATGCATTGGAAGCGGAAGGGGCGGTTAAGGAATCTTCGCTCCAAATGGGGAAATATAGCTTACTTGATGGAAAACAACTTGAAGACATTTTGCAAAAGTCATATTTTTATGGTCAATTTGATTCTACATTCAGGTCCCAATTATTTTCGGAAACCCCTGTGTTATTAGCCACAGTTCCACAGCATTTCTCACATAACATGGATTTAGAGAATCAAATTGAAGATCTTTTCAGTACAATTCATAAATTAATAACTGATTCAAGGGAGGAAATCATTTTAGCGAGTCCCTTCTTCGAAGAAGAAGGGGTAAATATGTTGGCAAACACACTTCAATATGCGATACGTCGCGGTGTAAAAGTGAAGATCATCACACGTAGAACTTCAGAGAATATAAGTATAATTAAAAAGCTTATTTCCAACATTGATGGAGGTCTCCGAAAAAACCTATTAATCTATGAATATAGAGAGAGAATAGAGGGGGAAAGTTTTACTTTCCATGCCAAAGTATTAGTCTCCGATAGGTCTAGAGCTTACTTAGGAAGCGCTAACTTCACTCAGTACGGTTTTGAAAGGAATATTGAACTAGGTGTCTTACTTAAAGGCAAGCAAGTTATCCCGCTCTATTCTTTATTAAACATTATGCTATCTTCTCGAGGATGCACTCCGTTGTTAACCTGA
- a CDS encoding Zn-binding domain-containing protein, with the protein MNITLVNIQDDKLEALLKDECHTEILLAAHLGLFNHPNTKVAELLTDDNSSSATHVEELMRMLQSLPESMRSGHLAMLEQMKNDISTNSISERQRIINDIKLIISGTISPSAVKELLEFVYPMENYSIVTFEKLKEQFILKYPEELPRIDKYKIEVTKRGFSRIELIQNFPILNVMLGYTRLERDKDSSVIRSFPNMDGKQPFYINSLETEAIMFTLDPLRVMEWLERNNLNFKYQGIRDTKHVKAWFVQNISEIDKFGEVSEKTSISEQVIGLVHSMCHALIRQASVLSGFDRGSMSEYLFPKMLSFAIYANSQQAATMGGMHSMFEQSLEKWLRDTYTNGNKCVYDPVCHEHNGACHSCLYLAETSCRHANRTLSRNLLFGGTAENHMIDVGYWEM; encoded by the coding sequence TTGAACATAACTTTGGTAAATATTCAAGACGATAAGTTAGAGGCATTACTAAAAGATGAATGTCATACTGAAATATTACTCGCTGCGCATCTTGGCTTATTTAATCATCCGAATACAAAGGTAGCCGAGCTATTGACAGATGATAATAGCAGCAGTGCTACACATGTTGAAGAGTTAATGCGGATGCTCCAGTCATTACCTGAGTCTATGAGATCGGGGCACCTGGCAATGTTGGAGCAAATGAAAAATGATATTTCAACAAATAGTATTAGCGAACGACAGAGGATTATAAACGATATAAAATTAATCATTAGTGGGACAATTAGTCCGAGTGCCGTAAAAGAATTGCTTGAATTTGTGTACCCTATGGAGAATTATTCGATAGTGACATTTGAGAAATTAAAGGAGCAATTCATATTAAAATATCCTGAGGAACTTCCTAGAATAGATAAATATAAAATTGAAGTTACAAAAAGGGGATTTTCTAGAATCGAATTAATTCAAAACTTCCCTATACTCAATGTTATGTTAGGTTATACCAGACTAGAAAGGGATAAGGATAGTTCGGTCATACGTTCCTTTCCTAATATGGATGGCAAGCAGCCATTTTACATCAACTCTCTAGAAACGGAAGCGATAATGTTTACGTTAGATCCTCTGAGAGTGATGGAATGGCTGGAACGGAATAATCTTAATTTTAAATACCAAGGTATAAGAGATACTAAGCACGTAAAAGCTTGGTTTGTACAGAACATATCGGAAATAGATAAATTCGGTGAGGTTAGTGAGAAGACTTCAATTTCAGAGCAAGTCATCGGATTGGTACACAGCATGTGTCATGCTCTGATTCGACAAGCATCAGTATTAAGCGGTTTTGATAGAGGAAGTATGAGTGAATATTTATTTCCTAAGATGCTTTCGTTTGCAATTTATGCGAACAGCCAACAGGCTGCTACAATGGGCGGTATGCATAGTATGTTTGAGCAAAGCCTAGAAAAATGGTTACGTGATACTTATACTAATGGTAATAAATGTGTATATGATCCCGTTTGTCACGAACATAACGGAGCTTGCCACTCGTGCTTGTATTTAGCCGAAACCAGCTGTCGGCATGCGAATAGGACTCTATCGAGAAATTTATTGTTCGGTGGGACCGCTGAGAACCATATGATCGATGTGGGTTACTGGGAGATGTAA
- a CDS encoding DEAD/DEAH box helicase, with protein sequence MLDFNSIIDQIKNLLDHGQGLSEREIYEQLNVNGLSKTELKVLLKFQINKKWKLSESKYIGLSDQSEKDLYKCYRELIENNDKEKAYEMLIKLNLYYSEKQEYLIERALMAKELNKPEQSEIWAKAMERLNLTASNQHDHIDIRFTTNTPGKKFYFVQLGVFRKAPFVISVTDPSNQGIQNYYILPSTLPPENLLSEHKVTVESLVSAQTEKEVLSIFINKIDNSSLLFGTRYEKEIFIERLIVNNITLPGLITSMEDLCDLLGLNYVSLSMTAEKLESYKKIASLYSNETAFLWMQKYDNDYVELSFLKRYTPDLNGASLSVEDNTLIMKYTIPNNINDLLGIGGILAKSGYNFRETQLKLSQDIHQNMQKAGVLIADAPAGIGKSYAYLAASLLKINEGERIIISTFTKSLQNQIIRDIPSFFNKFELPITTVQLQGISNYICLERVKVGGDQFLVNWIDQHQKYFVSEIPSTLLEASDRKILSVNHSECTQEKCPSFSKCLYYKAIKEINSADIVVTNHYSLFNALSNVESKVHLILDEGHHITEAIMDAFSFDFNPNDFLKQLVRLDSIISGSLSNNLINAIKVISEN encoded by the coding sequence ATGCTTGATTTTAATTCAATAATAGATCAAATTAAGAATTTACTGGATCATGGTCAAGGATTAAGTGAACGTGAAATATATGAGCAATTAAATGTAAATGGATTATCTAAGACTGAGTTAAAGGTATTGCTGAAGTTTCAAATAAATAAGAAATGGAAACTATCTGAGAGCAAATATATAGGTCTAAGCGACCAATCCGAAAAAGATCTTTATAAGTGTTATCGAGAGCTGATAGAGAACAATGATAAAGAAAAAGCCTACGAGATGCTTATTAAGCTAAATCTTTACTACTCGGAAAAACAAGAGTATCTAATCGAACGTGCTTTAATGGCAAAAGAGTTAAATAAACCGGAGCAATCTGAGATATGGGCTAAAGCGATGGAAAGGCTTAACTTAACAGCTAGTAATCAGCATGACCATATTGACATTAGATTTACTACTAATACTCCAGGAAAAAAGTTCTACTTCGTACAGTTAGGGGTGTTTAGGAAAGCTCCTTTCGTTATTTCAGTTACAGACCCGAGTAATCAGGGAATCCAGAATTATTACATACTTCCATCTACATTGCCTCCTGAGAATTTACTATCAGAGCATAAGGTAACTGTAGAGTCGTTAGTCTCTGCGCAAACAGAAAAAGAAGTACTAAGCATTTTCATTAATAAGATTGACAATTCAAGTTTGTTATTTGGAACTCGATATGAGAAAGAGATATTTATTGAACGTTTAATTGTTAATAATATTACCTTGCCGGGTTTAATCACATCCATGGAAGATTTGTGTGATTTGCTCGGACTTAATTATGTTTCTTTGTCTATGACGGCAGAGAAATTAGAAAGTTATAAAAAAATTGCAAGCTTATACTCTAATGAGACCGCATTTTTATGGATGCAAAAGTATGATAATGATTATGTGGAATTGAGTTTTTTAAAACGGTATACACCTGATTTAAACGGTGCGTCGCTAAGCGTAGAAGATAATACGCTTATTATGAAATATACAATACCTAACAATATAAATGATTTACTTGGTATCGGCGGAATTCTCGCAAAGAGTGGTTATAATTTTCGTGAAACTCAGCTAAAACTATCTCAAGATATACACCAAAATATGCAAAAAGCGGGAGTGCTGATTGCCGATGCACCGGCTGGAATCGGTAAGTCTTATGCTTATTTAGCCGCGTCTTTGCTGAAGATTAATGAAGGTGAAAGAATAATTATAAGTACTTTTACAAAAAGTCTACAAAATCAAATTATTAGGGATATTCCTTCTTTCTTTAATAAGTTTGAACTGCCTATAACGACCGTACAACTTCAAGGCATTTCTAATTACATATGTCTTGAAAGAGTTAAAGTTGGAGGCGATCAATTTCTAGTTAACTGGATTGATCAACATCAAAAATATTTTGTTTCAGAAATACCAAGTACACTACTAGAAGCTTCCGATCGAAAAATCCTCTCGGTAAATCATTCGGAATGCACTCAGGAAAAATGTCCTTCGTTTAGTAAATGTTTATACTACAAAGCAATTAAAGAAATTAACTCAGCTGACATAGTGGTCACAAACCACTATAGTCTGTTTAATGCCCTCTCAAACGTAGAAAGCAAAGTACACTTAATATTGGATGAGGGACACCATATTACTGAAGCAATCATGGACGCTTTCTCGTTCGATTTTAACCCAAATGATTTTTTAAAACAGCTTGTTCGATTGGATTCTATAATAAGTGGATCATTAAGTAATAATTTGATAAATGCCATTAAGGTAATTTCTGAAAATTAG
- a CDS encoding helicase-related protein yields MLEEIYRAMDSYYHNWIDQAKLDLSEIDYAMAEEKVMEGKEKFADEMRRFRRGIQLIKDDSKPLVRKSFMLMNEVFKRQDESRKKPYMSWRLFQIVYIVSIIPDIVSREYSDVENDSPMVDVLWFPTGGGKTETYLGLVLFNAFFDRLRGKKAGVTAWTRFALRLLSLQQIQRIADTLGQAELVRRETDGIKASDNEAFSVGYLVGEGNTPNSLTKYNDDRRSYFQQNPDLMQKFKIITKCPFCKQSSIYMDILFEEARIVHRCTNPECKEDVLPIFVVDNEIYRYLPTMIIGTVDKLSAVGNQRKFAHLFGRVTHKCPQHGFLSVGECTEKYGCKLKKTDFKPVVLKDPSPSLQIQDELHLLKEGLGTFNSHYETFIDYIQQEAQNGARQKIIAATATIENYNNQIKHMYRRTARRFPESGPILGESLYAMTLKDEVHRIFVGVMSHNKTHINTMIELLQMFHKEIQTLKSDLRFVNRINGLQDLSESDINKLLLLYEVSLTYLLTKREGDRLDQSIEGQVTSYLHRYKLKALHNKSLTGSTNFDEVAGILNLLENPPEEEESRITSVTATSMISHGVDVARFNFMIFFGMPTQTAEYIQSSSRVGRSHVGIVFVCFNPNRERDQSHYHFFKKYHEYQDRLVEPVPINRWSKFSIKKTLPGLFTAVLLNIYYYEHQKNLYFAEEARKLIEDGKLTEEKVIGHLNLSYGIGDPGSEDYKFEIEQMVRKFFNQLRNPKQNFTSDSINPKPMRSLRDIDEPVDFKIGRETDSVFRTIEREGRRNG; encoded by the coding sequence GTGTTGGAAGAAATTTATAGAGCTATGGATAGTTATTATCATAATTGGATTGATCAAGCGAAATTGGACCTATCTGAGATTGATTATGCGATGGCTGAAGAAAAAGTAATGGAAGGTAAAGAAAAGTTTGCGGATGAAATGCGGAGGTTTAGAAGAGGGATTCAGCTAATTAAAGACGATTCTAAGCCTTTGGTTAGAAAGAGCTTTATGCTTATGAACGAAGTCTTCAAACGGCAAGATGAGTCCAGAAAGAAGCCGTATATGTCTTGGAGATTATTTCAGATTGTGTATATTGTATCAATTATACCGGATATCGTTTCAAGAGAGTACTCGGACGTTGAAAACGATTCTCCGATGGTGGATGTACTATGGTTTCCTACTGGCGGAGGTAAAACAGAAACTTACTTGGGTTTAGTGTTATTTAACGCCTTTTTCGACCGTTTGAGAGGTAAGAAGGCAGGGGTCACGGCATGGACTCGCTTTGCACTAAGACTCCTAAGCTTACAACAGATTCAGAGAATCGCCGATACTTTAGGTCAAGCGGAATTAGTAAGGAGAGAAACTGACGGAATAAAGGCATCCGATAATGAGGCTTTCTCTGTAGGTTACTTGGTAGGGGAAGGTAACACTCCAAATTCTTTAACTAAATATAACGACGATCGCAGATCATATTTTCAACAAAATCCCGATTTGATGCAAAAGTTTAAAATTATTACGAAATGCCCGTTTTGCAAACAATCTTCCATCTATATGGACATTTTATTTGAAGAAGCAAGGATCGTGCATCGTTGTACAAATCCGGAATGTAAAGAAGATGTATTACCTATTTTTGTAGTCGATAACGAGATATACCGCTATCTTCCCACAATGATAATCGGTACGGTGGACAAGCTGTCTGCTGTCGGTAATCAACGGAAGTTTGCACACTTATTCGGCAGAGTGACGCATAAATGCCCGCAACACGGTTTTTTGTCCGTTGGGGAATGTACTGAAAAGTACGGCTGCAAGTTAAAAAAGACCGACTTTAAACCAGTCGTCTTAAAGGACCCGTCACCTTCGTTACAGATACAAGACGAGCTACATCTACTTAAAGAGGGACTGGGGACTTTTAATTCCCATTATGAAACATTTATCGATTATATCCAGCAAGAAGCACAGAACGGAGCACGGCAAAAAATAATCGCTGCTACAGCAACAATAGAAAATTATAACAACCAAATTAAACATATGTATAGGAGAACCGCGCGTCGTTTTCCCGAATCGGGCCCTATATTGGGAGAATCTCTTTATGCGATGACTTTAAAAGACGAGGTTCACCGCATATTTGTCGGGGTTATGTCCCATAATAAAACCCATATAAATACAATGATAGAACTCTTACAAATGTTTCATAAAGAAATCCAGACACTTAAGTCAGATCTAAGATTTGTGAACCGGATTAACGGACTCCAAGATCTCTCGGAAAGTGACATTAACAAGCTTCTATTGCTATATGAAGTTTCTTTGACTTACCTTTTAACAAAGCGCGAAGGTGACCGGCTGGATCAGAGTATTGAAGGACAGGTCACTTCATATCTCCACAGATATAAGTTGAAGGCTCTGCACAATAAGTCATTAACAGGAAGTACTAATTTTGACGAAGTGGCGGGTATACTTAATTTACTCGAGAATCCCCCGGAGGAAGAGGAGTCGCGTATTACTTCTGTAACTGCTACCAGTATGATATCTCACGGTGTCGACGTTGCTAGATTTAACTTTATGATTTTCTTCGGGATGCCTACTCAAACTGCGGAGTATATCCAGTCGAGTAGCCGTGTAGGCCGTTCACACGTCGGTATCGTGTTTGTTTGTTTTAATCCTAATAGGGAAAGAGATCAGAGTCACTACCACTTTTTTAAGAAGTATCATGAGTACCAAGACAGGCTAGTAGAGCCAGTACCAATAAATAGATGGTCGAAGTTTAGCATAAAGAAGACATTACCGGGCCTCTTCACTGCAGTTTTATTAAACATATATTATTATGAGCATCAAAAGAACCTGTACTTCGCTGAAGAAGCTAGAAAGCTGATAGAAGACGGTAAACTAACTGAAGAAAAAGTTATCGGTCATTTAAACCTTTCATATGGAATCGGGGATCCCGGAAGCGAAGATTATAAATTTGAAATTGAACAAATGGTTCGTAAGTTCTTCAACCAATTGCGTAACCCGAAACAAAATTTCACGTCCGATTCAATTAACCCAAAACCAATGAGAAGCCTTCGTGATATTGATGAGCCGGTGGATTTTAAGATCGGTCGTGAAACTGACTCGGTATTCAGAACGATCGAGAGAGAGGGACGTAGAAATGGATAG
- a CDS encoding DNA cytosine methyltransferase, with product MKFSAIDLFSGAGGVSEALKKHFDIKCAVEFDKIIASTYALNHGSDHLLVKDIRKVKKKKWNKINKKLNGSNLDLLVATPPCQGFSRHSRKKSVTNSDDRNKLIMQVIRVAKIYQPNYILFENVDNIVNFKIFHIFLSLLTNLSAEGHKKDLKRPSYHLRFEVVDAVNYGVPQHRKRMILIGKKINEFPNTHAIIKESVKGIPYVTNPLPLWPITEKAPTIRKHLEPYNLSKLEAGGADEKDKLHRCRNLSPDNLVRIQATPQNGGSRSDWKEEQLSLECHKKSNVSFGDVYGRMNFDSYAPTITCGCLAYTKGRFGHPEEDRAISMREAALIQTFPYHYKFTGKSGGNANEGSTENIATQIGNAVPVKLAQSLVDLIYNELIKETQTGLFPKQLVAQT from the coding sequence GTGAAATTTTCAGCTATTGATTTATTTTCCGGAGCCGGCGGGGTATCCGAAGCGTTAAAAAAACACTTTGATATAAAATGTGCCGTTGAGTTCGACAAGATTATTGCGAGTACTTATGCACTTAATCACGGTAGCGACCACCTGTTAGTGAAAGATATACGAAAAGTCAAGAAAAAGAAATGGAACAAGATAAATAAAAAACTAAATGGTTCAAATCTGGACCTTCTCGTTGCAACACCACCGTGTCAAGGGTTCTCAAGACATAGCCGTAAGAAAAGTGTTACTAATTCCGATGATCGCAATAAACTTATAATGCAAGTAATTAGAGTCGCAAAAATATATCAACCTAATTATATCCTATTTGAAAACGTCGATAATATAGTTAACTTCAAAATATTTCATATTTTCCTGTCCCTTCTCACTAATTTAAGTGCTGAGGGTCACAAAAAAGATTTAAAGCGTCCCTCATATCACCTACGCTTTGAAGTTGTAGATGCCGTTAATTACGGGGTTCCACAGCACAGAAAAAGAATGATTCTTATAGGAAAAAAAATAAATGAATTCCCGAATACCCATGCAATTATTAAAGAATCCGTTAAGGGAATACCATATGTAACTAATCCGCTTCCGTTATGGCCTATAACAGAAAAAGCCCCTACTATAAGGAAGCATCTGGAGCCGTACAATTTATCTAAATTAGAAGCTGGTGGAGCGGATGAAAAAGATAAACTACATAGATGTAGAAATCTTTCCCCTGATAACCTAGTTAGAATCCAGGCTACTCCTCAAAACGGAGGTAGTCGTTCCGATTGGAAAGAAGAGCAGTTATCGTTGGAATGTCATAAAAAGTCAAACGTTAGTTTTGGAGATGTTTATGGAAGAATGAATTTCGACAGTTATGCTCCTACCATAACATGCGGGTGTTTAGCCTATACAAAAGGACGTTTTGGACACCCAGAAGAAGATAGAGCAATTAGCATGAGAGAAGCTGCATTAATTCAGACGTTTCCCTATCATTATAAATTTACCGGAAAATCTGGTGGAAATGCTAACGAAGGTTCTACCGAAAACATCGCTACTCAAATTGGTAATGCGGTCCCAGTTAAACTCGCTCAATCTTTAGTAGATCTTATATACAATGAACTTATAAAAGAAACTCAAACGGGACTTTTTCCCAAACAATTAGTTGCTCAAACATAA